GCGGATTTTATAACGATGAATCAGCAGGATAGGTTTCAGACGGCCTGTTTTGTATTTTATGAAACCTGTTTTCCGCTTTACAATAGCAACCAATCAACAGGCCGTCTGAAAGTTTTGTATGTCTTTAGCTCAACCCAAACGTATTCTGATCATCAAATTGCGCCATCATGGCGATGTGCTGTTGAGCACGCCAGTGGTCGATGCGCTGAAAACCCGTTTCCCCGATTGCGAAATTGATATGCTGGTGTATGCCGGTACGGAGCAGCTGATTGCCGATAATCCGCAGATTGCGCAGATTTTTACCATTGATCGAAATTGGAAGAAGCTGGGCGTATTCAAGCAGTTGGCGTGTGAGAAAAACCTTTTGTCTAAGCTGAAGGCGCGCGATTATGACTGGGCTTTCAACCTGTCCGACCAATGGCGCGCGGCAATAATCGCCAAACTGTGCGCCCGTTGTAGCGTGGGTTTGGACTGCATCAAGCGCGACGGTTTCTGGTGGCGTTTCTGTCATGATTTTATCAACCATGAGCTTGATACCAGTCATCATATCGTTGAAAATCAATTGAATATCCTTGCGCCGCTTATCCAGCCGGAAGACGTGGCCGATGCGAAAGTACGCCTTTGGGTGGCACAAGATGCAAGGGAAAGCATGCGGCAGAAATTGCGTGAGCAGGGTTGGAACGGCGAAGACTATGTGTTGCTGCACCCGGGGGCGCGCTGGCATTTCAAATGTTGGGAAGACGGCAAGAATGCCGCCATCGTACAGCTTCTGCTCAACAGTGGGCAGAATGTCGTATTGACCGCTTCTCCCGACACTGTCGAGCAATACATGCTTCAGGAAATTATAGGCCGTCTGAATATTCCGGAGGGTAGAAAAGTATATGTGTTGTCCGGATGCTTGAGCCTGCGTGAATTGGCGGCGGCCATTGAGGGAGCGAAGCTGTTTGTCGGTGTCGATTCCGCACCGATGCACATCGCCGCTGCTTTGGATAAACCGCAAATCGCTTTGTTTGGCGCGTCATGGGTGGATAAATGGCGTCCGTATTCCGAACAGGCTGAAGTCATTTATGCCGGCGATTATGCCGAACTGCCTCACCCTGACAGTATCGACACCAACGATCCGACACGTTTGTTGAAAGCGATTCCGTTGCAGGATGTGTGGGACAAAATTTCGGCCAAATTGGAAGCGTTGGAAGCTTAAAACCGTTTACCATGATCCGTTAAACGTTTTAGCTTTGCGCCAAAATGCCCATTTGGAACGGCGGCCGATTTCCAGCGTGCCGCCGTTTTCGCCGTCTGTGGCAATGCACACGGTTTTCAGACGGCCTGAATCGAGTGCGTCCCATAAAGGCGCAAACCAACGGGTTTCCCAGCTTTCCAAAATATCTTTGTATGCCCAAACATCGCCTGTTTGTAAGGTGGAAACCAAGTCGTCCAAAAAGATAAGGCCGTCTGAAACCGCATTGCCTGTTTCTTGAACCATCTCAAACCAAGCCTTCAAATCATATGGCGCATCGATTTTGGGCGTATCTGAAAAACGCGCCCATGCGCTGTCTGAGGCGACGATATCCGCAGACTGTGTGCCGTCCGCATCATTCCACAGCCACAAACCGTTGATTTCCGGCAGCCCTTGTTGTTCGCGCGCTTGGTTAATCGGATGCGAGTGGAGAAACATTTGGATTTCCGTCTGCATGGCCAACCAAGACACCGCATCTTTGCCGTGTGCCTGACCGTCCATTTCCGGCTGTCCGCACACATCCAAAACACATTCCGCGCCCCAATCTTCAGTCTTCGGCATACTGAGCAGCCACATGCTTTCGCAAAGCGGCTCGAATTGCCAATCTTTATCTTGATAAAACGCCGACAAATCCGCACATAACTGCTGCGCCTCTTCTTTTTGGATGCCGATAAACTCGCTGCTGATAATGTTGACATGGTGCATGCCCATTTGTTGCCAAACCGGAGAGGCAAAAGCGGCTGTGCGTTTTTGGCTTGTGTGGCGTAAACGTTGCACTTGGGCAATGAGGCTGCCGTTCCACAAATGGCGTCCGTAAAATTCAGACGGCCTGAGTGTTTCTTTGCGTAATGTGCCGTAACGCAAAAGACGGTTAAAAGCAGGTAAGGCAAGCGCAGGGACGGATTCGTCGGCAAAGCGGTTGAGCGAGGGGAGGGCGAGGGTCAGCTTCATAAGCGCAAATAGATAGAAAAACCGTTATTTTACGCGACAAATGATGCGTTTCGGAACCTTGCCCTCACGCCCTGAAAAAGAGCCGTTCAGACGGCCGGTTTGGAAAAAACGGGCTGTCATGCTAGAATGTGTGGCGTAAATTTCAGAAAAACAGGGTGTAAATCAACACAATAGCCCTGATAATAACGTCAATCTCAAACACGACCTCATTCATTCCGAATGAAAACCTGATTTTCAGATCGGAAAAAAGACTCAAAGTCCTTTATCCCCAAAACTGTTTAAACCAGCAGGCGGTCGCGGCAGGCCGGATGTGCCGGCATTCTGCAAACTTTAAAAAAACAGACCGCCCCATTAAGGATAACGCGTGATTAAAAACAAATATTCCACTCGATTCAAAGCAACCCTCTTAGCGTTTCTGTTGCCGGCTTCAGGCATCATGACCGCATACGCCATTACCGACCCTCAACCTGCACAAACCGATTTCAAAGTCGAGCGTATTTCCGAAGAGCTGCCTGCCGTTTATGTGGAAACCAATACCTATCAATCCAGCTATTGGGTGCAAGAAGTCGTCCAAGCCGGCGACTCTTTGGCAGACGTTTTGACGCGCATGGGTGTCAACCAAGAAGACATCAAGCAAATCATGGCGAAAAACAATGCCAACCTCGACATGAAAAACCTGCGGACCAACCAATCCGTCAACATCCGCATTGATTCTTCAGGCCAAGTGACCGACGTTCAATTCTTTACCGATGAAGAATTGGAACGCAACTTGGTGGCTTTGGAAAAAGTCAAAGGTAAATGGCGCATCTCCAATGCTGAAATCGACATGAAAACCATGCCGACCCTGCGCTCCGTGCAAATCCGCACTTCCGCCATCGGCGATATGCTCCGTGCCGAAATCCCTTCCGAAGTGTATATCCAGCTCAAAGAAATCTTTGCCGACTCGTTCAATATGAGCAATTTGAAAGAAGGCGATACCGTGCGTCTTTTGTACAACAGCATGTATTTCCGCGGCCAGCAAATGGCGGTTGGCGATATTTTGGCGGCTGAAGTGGTTAAAGACGGCAAAACCTACCAAGCCTATTATTACAGCCAAGGCAAAGGTGATGAAGAAAGCGGTAGCTACTACGACCAAAACGGTAAGTCCCTGCAACAAAAAGAAGGCTTTAATACCGAGCCTGTTGCATACACGCGCATTTCTTCCCCGTTCGGCTACCGTGTCCACCCGGTTTTGCATACCGTCCGTATGCACACCGGTATCGACTATGCCGCACCGACCGGTACGCCGATTAAGGCCGCTGCCGATGGTGAAGTGATTTTCAAAGGTTGGAAAGGTGGCTACGGCAATACCGTGATGATTCGCCATGCCAATGGTGTGGAAACCCTGTACGGCCACATGAGCGCGTTCAGCCCTGCCGACGGCAGAGTCCGTGCCGGCGAAGTGATTGGTTTTGTCGGTACAACCGGCCGTTCGACCGGCCCGCACCTGCACTACGAAGCACGCGTCAACGGCCAGCCGGTCAACCCGACTACCGTCGCCCTGCCGACGCCGAAATTGACCCCGACCAATATGGCCGCGTTCCGCAAACAGCAAAAAGATGCCAGCACGATGTTGTCTACCATCCGCTCTTTGCCGGTTTCCGTAGCGCAGTTGGATTAAATTAAGATAAAGGCCGTCTGAATAAGGTTTCTTTCAGACGGCCTTTTCCATTAAAATCGATACCTCAACGCCCACGTTTACTCAGAGAAAACTTATGTCCGCTTATCAGCCCATTATCCAATCCCTGCTTGATACCGACCTGTACAAATTCACCATGCTGCAAGTCGTGTTGCACCAATTCCCGCAAACCCACAGCCTCTACGAATTCCGTTGCCGCAACAAAGAGATGGTGTATCCGCTGGCCGATATTCAAGAAGACTTGGAACGCGAGCTCGACGCCCTGTGCCAGCTGCGCTTTACCCATGACGAACTCGACTATCTGCGCAGCCTGCGTTTTATCAAAAGCGACTTTGTCGATTATCTCGAACTTTTCCAACTCCAACGCCGCTTCGTCCAAGTCAGCCCCGATGACCAAGGCCGTCTGAACATCCGCATCGAAGGCCCGATGATACAGGCGATGTTCTTCGAGATTTTCATTCTTGCCATCGTCAACGAACTCTATTTCCGCCGCTTGGAAACGCCTGCCGTCATCGAAGAAGGCGAGCGCCGTTTGCAGGCCAAAGCGCAACAGCTGAAAGAAATCGCAGCTACACAAAATCCGAATGATCCGCCGTTCCTGATTTCAGATTTCGGTACGCGCCGCCGCTACACCCTCGCATGGCAGGAACACGTTATCCGTACCTTATTAGAAGCCGCTCCCGATATCGTGCGCGGTACCAGCAACGTTTATCTGGCCAAAAAACTCGGCATCACACCCATCGGCACCATGGCTCACGAGTTCCTCCAAGCCTTCCAAGCCTTGGACGTACGTTTGCGCAATTTCCAAAAAGCCGCGCTGGAAAGCTGGGTACACGAATACCGCGGCGACCTCGGCATCGCCCTGACCGACGTGGTCGGCATGGATGCCTTCTTGCGCGACTTCGACCTTTACTTCGCCAAACTCTTCGACGGCCTGCGCCACGACAGCGGCGATCCTTATGTTTGGGGCGACAAAGCCTACGAGCATTACAAAAAACTCAAAATCGACAGCCGCACCAAAATGCTGACCTTTTCAGACGGCCTCGATATTGAGCGTTCATGGGCGTTGCACCAATACTTCAAAGACCGTTTCAAAACCAGTTTCGGTATCGGTACCAACCTGACCAACGATTTGGGACACACGCCTTTGAATATTGTCTTGAAGCTTGTCGAGTGTAACGGCCAATCTGTCGCCAAGCTCTCCGACTCCCCGGGCAAAACCATGACCACCAACAACACCTTCCTCGCTTACCTGCGCCAAGTGTTTGACGTACCGGAGCCGGAAGAGAAAGCCTAAAAATAAAGGCCGTCTGAAATGTTCAGACGGCCTTTTTAATTAATCCATATCGCTTTCGGGCAATTCTGCCGAACCCATGCGGCGCAGGATGATATTGGTTTTGTTGTGCATCCGTTTGCTCTTAGGATGGTCTGCGTAAAACAGCGGAGCCGGAACGCGCGCCGTGAGTTTGGCGGCTTGTTGGCGGGTGAGGCGGAGGCAGGTTTCTTATAGAAATACTGGGATGCCGCTTCCGCGCCGAATACGCCGTAGTGCCATTCGATTGAGTTTAAATACAGCTCAAAAATGCGGTCTTTGTCGGTAACCGCTTCCATCATCGCCGTAATCGCCGCTTCTTCGCCTTTGCGGATGTAGCTGCGGCTTTCGTTGAGAAACAGGTTTTTCGCCAGCTGCTGGCTGATGGTCGAACCGCCGGCTTTGACTTCGCCGCTTTGCTTATTGCGTTTCATGGCGTATTTGATGCCGTTCCAGTCAAAGCCGCTGTGTTCGGCAAAATTGGCGTCTTCGGAAGCAATCAGGGCTTTTTTGAGGTTGACGGAAATTTGGTCGTAAGGCACCCAGCGGTAGTCCAGCTCGACATCGCGCCCTTCGCTTGCAAACTGGCTCATGCGCATGGACATGAAGGCGGTTTTGCTGGGCGCGACGGCGCGGTAGGTAATGATGTTGCCGTACACATAAGCGTTGAAGAAAATGAAGATGCCGATGGGCAGGGCAATCAGCCATTTGATGATGCGGAACATGGTTACAGGGCTTTCATGTATTCGATAACAGGGCGGATATCGGGCGTAAATCCGCGCCAAATATGGTAAGAGGCGGCAGCCTGACCGACCAGCATGCCCAGGCCGTCTGAAACTTCGGCCGCGCCGCTGCTTCGGGCAAAGTTCAAAAACGCCTGCGCCGCGTCGCCGTAAACCATATCGTAGGCAAGGCGGCAGTCGCGGAAAATTTCAGGATTGACGGCAGGAAGCTGACCGCTCAAGCCGCCGGACGTGCCGTTGATGATGATATCGAAACCGCCGTTCAAATCCGCCATCGGGACGGCTTCAATGCCGAAAAGCCGCGCCAATTCCTCAGCTTTGGCGTGGGTACGGTTGGCAATGACGATACGTGCAGGGCGGTGTTCTTTCAACACTGGAATCACGCCGCGCACCGCGCCGCCCGCGCCCAAAAGCAAAATGGTTTTGCCTTCGATGGCAATGTTTTTGACCTGCGTGATGTCGTTGGACAAACCGATACCGTCGGTGTTGTCGCCGCGTATCCTGCCGTCTTCCAACCACACCAGCGTATTGACCGCGCCGGCAGCCAAAGCGCGTTCGGAATGTTCGTCCGCCAGCGCAAAAGCTTCCTGCTTGAACGGAACGGTTACATTCGCACCTTGCCCGCCCTCGGCACGAAACGCCGCAACAGCCTCGGCAAAACCGCCGATTTCGACAAAAATGCGTCCATATTCGATGGCCGCACCTTCCTGCAGTGCAAACTGCTGATGGATTTGCGGCGATTTACTGTGTGCAACGGGATTGCCGAAAACGGCGTAACGGGGGAGGGTAGTCATGGTCGTGTTCCAAAAGACGGGACGGCTATTTTATAACGGCGGCGTACAGATGGAAACGATACCGTCTGAAACGGTTGTCAGGTAGCATGATGGAATATTTGTTTCTTGAAAAAAAAGTCATTTTTTACAATTTAACTTTATTTTTTTACAATTTAACTTTATTTTGTTGATAAGGACGAAAGGGACGGACATGAAAAAGATGTTGTGCTTGGCAGTATTTGCATTAGGGTTGGCAACGCCGGCGGTGGCGGAAGATTGGGTGTTGCTAGGTATTAACAGTAACAATACTACCATATTTGGTGATGCAGACAGCCGTACGGACAATAGTGCATGGTTTGAAACAAGGTACGCCGAGCCGAAAAAGATGATTAGCAATGGAAAATTTTATAATACAGCTAAAGCGTTGGAAGAAATGGATTGCAGTGGTAAACGTTTTAGGGCTTTGACAGTAACGTGGTATTCCGAATCGGGAAACCCTATCGGTTCTTATACACCATCCTATGCCGAATGGAGTTATGTTATTCCCGGTACGGGTGGAGAGAGTGTGTACAAATTTGTCTGCAACCGCTATCCTCGCTGACCGTTTTTAAACCAAACAACAGATGCCGTCTGAACTGCTTTCAGACGGCATCTGTTTTGTCGGCATTCGGACAAAAGGGCGGGCATTCCGCTTTTGAACAGACAAACCGAAGCATATTGTTGACAATCTTGCCGTCTGAAACTATATTTCATTGCGTAAAAACGGGTGCCCTGATGTATTTCAGACGGCCTTACCGTGGTAGAATAACAACTTAAACCCATTCCCTCAGGAGCTGAAGATGTCCATCAAAGACGCTGTAAAACTGATTGAAGAAAGCGAAGCCCGCTTCGTAGATTTGCGCTTTACCGATACCAAAGGCAAGCAGCACCACTTTACCATCCCCGCACGCATCGTCCTCGACGATCCCGAAGAATGGTTTGAAAACGGTCAAGCGTTTGACGGTTCGTCCATTGGCGGTTGGAAAGGTATTCAGGCTTCCGATATGCAGTTGCGTCCCGATGCGTCTACGGCCTTCGTCGATCCTTTCTACGACGATACCACCGTTGTCTTTACCTGCGACGTTATCGACCCGGCCGACGGTCAAGGCTACGACCGCGACCCTCGCTCTATCGCACGCCGCGCCGAAGCCTATTTGAAATCTTCCGGTATCGGCGACACTGCCTATTTCGGCCCTGAGCCTGAATTCTTCGTTTTTGACGGCGTAGAATTTGAAACCGATATGCACAAAACCCGTTACGAAATCACTTCCGAAAGCGGCGCATGGTCAAGCGGCCTGCACATGGACGGTCAAAACACCGGCCACCGCCCGACCGTCAAAGGCGGTTACGCACCTGTTGCGCCGATTGACTGCGGTCAAGACCTGCGTTCTGCCATGGTCAATGTTTTGGAAGAACTCGGCATCGAAGTGGAAGTTCATCACGCCGAAGTCGGTACCGGCAGCCAAATGGAAATCGGTACCCGTTTTGCCACTTTGGTTAAACGCGCCGACCAAACCCAAGACATGAAATACGTGATTCAAAACGTTGCCCACAACTTCGGCAAAACCGCTACATTTATGCCTAAACCGATTATGGGTGACAACGGCAGCGGTATGCACGTCCACCAATCCATTTGGAAAGACGGTCAAAACCTGTTCGCAGGCGACGGCTATGCCGGTTTGTCCGATACCGCCCTTTATTACATCGGCGGCATCATCAAACACGCCAAAGCCCTGAACGCGATTACCAATCCGTCCACCAACTCCTACAAACGCCTCGTGCCGCACTTTGAAGCACCGACCAAACTGGCATATTCTGCTAAAAACCGTTCCGCTTCCATCCGCATTCCGTCTGTGAACAGCAGCAAAGCACGCCGCATCGAAGCGCGTTTCCCTGACCCGACCGCCAACCCATACTTGGCGTTTGCCGCTTTGTTGATGGCCGGTTTGGACGGTATTCAAAACAAAATCCATCCGGGCGACCCTGCCGATAAAAACCTGTACGACCTGCCGCCAGAAGAAGATGCATTGGTGCCGACCGTTTGCGCTTCTTTGGAAGAAGCCCTCGCCGCCCTCAAAGCCGACCACGAATTCCTCCTGCGCGGCGGCGTGTTCAGCAAAGACTGGATCGACAGCTACATCGCCTTCAAAGAGGAAGACGTACGCCGTATCCGCATGGCGCCGCATCCGCTGGAATTTGAAATGTATTACAGCCTGTAAAACAGCTGAAACATTTTAAATAGGAAATCAAAGGCCGTCTGAAACTGGATTTGAAGTTTCAGACGGCCTTTAGGCTTGAAATAAATGGGGTGCTCGAATTGGGCATGATAGCGAGAAGCAATAAATCATGCCGTTGGAAAGCCTTTATGGAATCGGTGCCTTGTGTTAAATTGTGCTAATGAAATCATTTCGTCAAAAAGGTTGGGCAGAATGAAGAAGATAATTGGTTTGGCCATTGCTGCGGCATTTGGTTTGAGCGCGTGCAGTAATTTGGATCACAAAACCGCACACGAGGTCATGTCGATTTCCAATGACCGTATTTTAAAAGAAGACCGCAGCTTTAACATCACAGGCAGCTCTCGAATATATATCAGCCCATTGGCTGAAGCTGTATTGGCAGATGAAAAGGTGGAAAAGAAAGCCGAAGCGAAAGCAGAGGATGCCAAAGCCAAAGAGGGGGAGACGGCAGCCTCTATGAAGGTTGCTCAAGAAGACGACGCTGCTTTGAAGCAGGAGTTTTCTGAACGAGAAGAGGCTGAGTTCCGCACTGCAATGCTTGATGCCTTGCCGGACGGCAATATCGCACAAGTTGCCGTTGATTATCTGGATAAATATCCTGCCATATCCAGTTATATAGAAGGGGTTCATCTGAATTATGAGTCGGCAGTTGATTTGTCAACGCGTCAATTTGAGTTGATTCCTGAATTGACCATCAACAACCACAATGAAAAACTTAGTATCAAACTTCCTATGAAACTGGATGCGGAAAAATGGGAAATTTATATAGATCCGCCCGCCAGTGCTGCTGCCATTATTAGTGTGTACACCGATGAGAAAATCGGTAAACGTTTAATCAAAGAACCTTTAAAATTGAGTTTGAAAGAAATCGGTGATTCGAAACGTATGCCTTTTGATCATGTTGCAGAGGCGGGAGTACGTGCTTTTTTGAGTGCCAATAAGGCTATGCCTGCCGATGCATATGTATTTAAAGAAATGGATGCCTTTGGTAAGGCAAACCATGCACGCTATCGTGTACGTCATGTCATGAAACCGGAGTATGATTCTGTCGTAATGAAGGCAATGGCTAAGGCTTTTGATGAAGAATTGTCGAAATTACAGAAAACGCCTCAACCAGGGTCAACAGAAGAAGATTATAAAAATGCGCGGGAATTTTTCAGTATGTCTGTCAACATAAGTGATAACCAGCCACTTAGCGTCCAGCGGATATTCGGTAACAATCTTGTTGTCGACTATTATCTCGACCGCAAAGGCCGCATGTTGGCTTCCCGCATGTATATGCAAATCAACGGCACACATAAGGCCATTAATATTATCGGCGACAGTGTGTACAGCAATTACGGCAAACCGGTCTTCAAATTGAATCCGCAAGGTAAGGGTATTACTTGGAAAGAGCTGAAAGAGTTTTTCAGTTCGAATAAAAAAGAAGACGATTAAAGCCTCGGGCTGTCTGAAAGGATATTTTCTGTTTTCAGACGGCGTGTTTGATAAGGAAAAACATGTTTGCAAATTTTGATTTAGGCGTATTTTTGCTGGCAGTATTGCCCGTGTTGTTGGCCATTACCGTGCGCGAAGTGGCACGCGGTTATACGGCGCGTTATTGGGGCGACCATACCGGCGAGCAGCTTGGGCGTTTGACCCTCAATCCGCTGCCGCACATCGACCCTGTAGGTACGATTGTCGTGCCGCTGGTGTGTCTGATGATAGGCAGTTTTTTGTTTGGTTGGGCGCGTCCTATGCCCATTGATTCGCGCAATTTCCGTGATCCGCGCCGCGCGTGGCGTTGGGTGTCGATTTCAGGTCCGATTGCCAATCTGATTTTGGCGTTCTTTTGGGGCTTTGTCGTCGTATTTTCTGCGTATGTGCCTGAGTCTTATCAAGCGCCATTGGTGCAGATGGCAGGTTACGGCGTGATGGTGAACTCGATTTGGGTCGCATTCAGCCTGATTCCGATTTTGCCTTGGGACGGCGGTATTTTTATTGATACCTTCCTTAATGCCAAGCAGTCCATGCAGTTCCGTAAAATCGAGCCATACGGTACATGGATTATCCTGATCCTGTTGTTTACCGGCCTGCTGGCCAAACTGATTTGGCCGATTATCGCCATGATTCAGGCCGCAGTGCAGATGGTTGTTATGTTGTTTATTTAAATGTTTTGTCTGAAAAGGCCGTCTGAAACCCAGTTTCAGACGGCCTTTTTCATTGTGCAACATGTAAATACGATTGGAAAAGTTGCTTAAAAATTGTACAATTTCAGCCCTTTCAATTTGGCGCACACATCATGTACATCAGCGGTTATTTCATTGACAACCCCATCGCACTCGCCCCCATGGCAGGCATTACGGACAAACCGTTCCGCCGGATTTGCCGCGAGTTTGGCGCAGGGTGGGCGGTGTGCGAAATGCTGACCAGCGATCCGAGCTTGCGCCATACCAAAAAAACCTTGCGCCGCAGCGATTTTGAAGGCGAGGGCGGAGTGGTGGCCGTGCAGATTGCCGGCAGCGATCCGCAGCAGATGGCGGAAGCCGCGCGGTATAACGTCGGCTTGGGCGCTCAGGTCATTGATATAAACATGGGCTGTCCGGCCAAAAAAGTCTGCAATGTGCAGGCAGGCAGCGCATTGATGCAAAACGAGCCTTTGGTTGCCGAAATCTTGAAAGCCGTTGTCAACGCGGTGGACGTACCCGTTACCCTCAAAACCCGTTTGGGCTGGCACGACGAACATCAAAACTTGCCGACCATCGCCAAAATTGCCGAAGAATCAGGCATCGCTGCCCTTGCCATCCATGGCCGCACCCGTACGCAGATGTACAAAGGCGAAGCGCGTTACGAACTGATTGCCGAAACCAAAGGCCGTCTGAACATTCCCGTTTGGGTCAACGGCGATATTACTTCGCCGCAAAAAGCCGCCGCCGTCCTCAAGCAAACCGCTGCCGACGGCATCATGATAGGGCGCGGCGCACAAGGCAGGCCGTGGCTTTTCCGTGATTTAAAACATTACGCCGAACACGGCGTTTTGCCGCCGGCCTTAAGCTTGGCAGAATGCAACGCCACCATTTTGAACCACATCCGCGCCATGCATGAATTTTATGGCGAAGTGGCCGGCGTACGCATCGCCCGTAAACACATAGGCTGGTATATCGATGAAATGCCCGATGGCGAACAAACACGCCGAGAAATCAACCGCTTGGACAGCACCGCAGCACAATACGACACCCTTGCCGCCTATCTTGAGACGCTTTCAGAAAAAACCGACCGCTGGGTATGCCACTATCGGGAAGGCTAAAGGGTTTCAGACGGCCTTTTTCTTTTTGGGAAGTAAATATGAAATTGACCTCACGGTTCAAACGCTTCGGCATAGCCGCGCTGTTGCTGACAGGATTTGGTATTTATGCTTATGACTACAATCTGATAGCCTGTAAATTAATGGATCGCTATTGGAATGAAGACAAGGGCAGGTGCATGAATCCTGATTGTCGTCAACATGATGCTTGTATGCTGAGTGCAGGGAAGGATAAAGCAACATGCGAAACCATCCGCCCCGGTGACAGTTTGGACAAGGCTTGGTATGTACTGGGCAAGCCTTGGTATGAGGAGAACGGGCGTTTCTTTTGGGGTAATAAATATGGAGATAATGTAGCAGAAATCGAACCTGACGGAGAAAAGGTTGGCAAGATTACTTGCTTTGAGGAGTAGGTTGCGTGAGGAGATGGTTTCAGGAAACCCTATGTTTAATTTATTAAAACAACTGTTTGTCAAAAAACATCAAGCTGATTCTATGTTTTCACGCAATCATTTCGAACATGTGGATTGGGAACAGGAGTTAAAGAAATCTATTTCAAAATAAATCGATAGTTAATCAAAAATAAATATAAATCGGATAGGGTAAATTCAATCAAATCAAATAAACGTCGTCTGAATGTTCAGACGGCCTCATCATTTAAAAACAAATCTAAAGAAAGACAATCACGATGAATCAAACGACGACTGACATTGCGCAATGTATTGAACAAAACTTACGACAATACTTCAAAGACTTGGATGGTACGGAACCTTGCGGCGTGTATGATATGGTATTGCATCAAGTGGAAAAGCCGATGCTTGCCTGCGTGATGGAGCAATGCGGCGGCAACCAGTCTAAAGCGGCCGTTATTTTGGGTTTGAACCGCAATACCCTGCGTAAAAAATTACAACAGCACGGTATGCTGTAATACGGCAGGGCAATCCGTCCTGACGGTCGAAGGAGAAATAACAATGCAAAATCCGAATAAATTAAATATCCATTTCATCTTGCACGAGGCATTTGAAGTGCCGGGAGCATATTTGAAATGGGCGCAATGGCGCGGACATAACATCAGTACAACCAAAGTGTACGAAAGGGAAACCCTGCCTGACAATGTGGACGATATAGATTTTTTGATTGTGATGGGCGGGCCGCAATCGCCTGATGAAGACAGGCAGGCATTCCCGTATTACGACCCCGAATCCGAGCTGCTCCTGATGCGTCAGGCGATGGCGGCGGATAAATATATTGTCGGCGTATGTTTGGGTGCGCAGCTTTTATCCGTTGCCTACGGCGCGCGCCACACACGCAGCCCTGAGCGTGAAATCGGCATTTATCCGATTGAGTTGACGGCGGAAGGTTTGGCGGATGCCCATGTTTCCCTGTTGGGCAAAACCCTGAATACCGGCCATTGGCACGGCGAT
This region of Neisseria subflava genomic DNA includes:
- a CDS encoding site-2 protease family protein; translated protein: MFANFDLGVFLLAVLPVLLAITVREVARGYTARYWGDHTGEQLGRLTLNPLPHIDPVGTIVVPLVCLMIGSFLFGWARPMPIDSRNFRDPRRAWRWVSISGPIANLILAFFWGFVVVFSAYVPESYQAPLVQMAGYGVMVNSIWVAFSLIPILPWDGGIFIDTFLNAKQSMQFRKIEPYGTWIILILLFTGLLAKLIWPIIAMIQAAVQMVVMLFI
- the dusB gene encoding tRNA dihydrouridine synthase DusB, giving the protein MYISGYFIDNPIALAPMAGITDKPFRRICREFGAGWAVCEMLTSDPSLRHTKKTLRRSDFEGEGGVVAVQIAGSDPQQMAEAARYNVGLGAQVIDINMGCPAKKVCNVQAGSALMQNEPLVAEILKAVVNAVDVPVTLKTRLGWHDEHQNLPTIAKIAEESGIAALAIHGRTRTQMYKGEARYELIAETKGRLNIPVWVNGDITSPQKAAAVLKQTAADGIMIGRGAQGRPWLFRDLKHYAEHGVLPPALSLAECNATILNHIRAMHEFYGEVAGVRIARKHIGWYIDEMPDGEQTRREINRLDSTAAQYDTLAAYLETLSEKTDRWVCHYREG
- a CDS encoding toxin, producing MKLTSRFKRFGIAALLLTGFGIYAYDYNLIACKLMDRYWNEDKGRCMNPDCRQHDACMLSAGKDKATCETIRPGDSLDKAWYVLGKPWYEENGRFFWGNKYGDNVAEIEPDGEKVGKITCFEE
- a CDS encoding Fis family transcriptional regulator produces the protein MNQTTTDIAQCIEQNLRQYFKDLDGTEPCGVYDMVLHQVEKPMLACVMEQCGGNQSKAAVILGLNRNTLRKKLQQHGML
- a CDS encoding glutamine amidotransferase-related protein codes for the protein MQNPNKLNIHFILHEAFEVPGAYLKWAQWRGHNISTTKVYERETLPDNVDDIDFLIVMGGPQSPDEDRQAFPYYDPESELLLMRQAMAADKYIVGVCLGAQLLSVAYGARHTRSPEREIGIYPIELTAEGLADAHVSLLGKTLNTGHWHGDMPGLTDEAVVLATSKGCPCQIIRFAPKHYALQAHLEFDREAVGLLIAADGRENVAEQSQAQTYVQHPDKIEAADFSEMNAKLFDFLDSLTKTK